TAGAGCGTAGTTTTTTTGAAACCTCAAATACAGATGAAAATGTTAAAAAAGAAGAGTTTTTAAGAATTAAAGTGATCTTATATATTCATCTAATGATTCTTCAGCAGTTAGTTTTAGTTTCTTTTTTAATCTAAATCGAGTTGATTTTATAGCGTCAAGACTTGTTTTTCTTAGGTTGGAAATCTCTTTCCGAGAAAGACCAATTTTAATGAAAGAACAAACCTCAATATCTGTTTTGGTAAGATTAGGATGTAGGTTTTTTAAATTCTTCAAAAATTCATAATTCAAAGATTCGATATTTTGTTTTAGAACTACAATTTTAGCATCTTCTAGTTTGTCTGCTTTTAAATCTGCAATAATACTTTTTAAAGAAACACCTTCTTCTTCATGGGAAAGCTTTGATAAATTTTCAGCAAGTTTCTCTTTAGATCGAAGGTGAATAATTGTTTCGGTTAACAATTCATTTACTTCTTCTTTCTTGGTGGTTACTTCTGTATTTAGTTCATCGATTTGGTTAGAGAGAAGGTCTTGTTTGATTTTATTTTTCCTTTTAATTTTTAAGTATAGCAAATAGCCTAGATATAAAACTAGCAAACCAATTATTAATGTAATAACTAAACTAGCTAAATACAATTGTTTTTGTATTTCTTCTTTTTCTAGTTGTAATTCTATTCTTCTCCTTTCTTCTGCATTAACGATACTATCTGTTATTCGTGCTTTTTCAAAAGAATGCGTCATTTCAATTTCTTTAAATTTTTTCGCATTGTTTACAACATTAATATCTTTTTGGATTTTATTGTAAGTCTTTAAATCGTTAAAAGCTAAGTCTAATTTACCTGCAGATTTGTATATTTCTCCTCTTATCTTGTACACATCATAAATACGACTAATCATATTTATTTTGTTTCCTAGTTTTATGGCTTCATTTGCGTAAAACAGAGCTTTATCATTGTTTTTTAATTGGAAATACGTTTCTGCAAGATTTCTATTCGTAATCGTTTGAGATAAATACTTGTTGACACTTTTCGTATATTTTAAAAAATTGAGTTGTAAAGGAAGTGCTTCTTCATATCTTTTTTGATCCAATAATAAACTTGCTTTATTACCATATACGCCTTGTAAAACATCATAAGCTTCAGCTAATTTTGAATGATAAATCCCTTTATCAAAAGCATAAAAAGCAGAATCTATCTTGTCCATCTCTGCATAACATTTTGCGATGTTACTATAATTAATACCTAATAATCGGTGATTTTTATTATTAGTATTTGTTTTAATAGCCTTTTTAAAGTTAACAATTGCTTTGTCACATTCATTTTTAAACTTGTATAGCATAGCAATGTTTCCATAATTTACACCTAGATATATGGAGTCATTTGTTTCAATAATAATTTTTTGAGCAGCCAAATAATCTTTCAATGCACCTGAATAATCTAATGATCTTCGTTTATACACTCCAGATTGAATTAGTAATGTTTTGTGGTGTTTTATATTATCATAACTGTTTTTTTTAAGAATCTCTCTAACCTGTTGATGATATGTTGGAAGTTTATCGGTGTTTCTACTCTTTTGATATGTACCTAAATCTAAAAGATGCTGCACTTTTAGAGAATCATTAGGTGCATTATCAATTTTATTGAGAAAGTTTACAACAATAGAATCTTTTTCCTGAGAAAAGGAACTCAGAATAAAAAAGAAAAATATTACGCTTAGGTGACGCATTTAATTTAAAAGATTAAAGTGATCTGATATAATCATCAAGAGAATCTTCAGATGTAAGGTTTAGTTTCTTTTTTAATCTAAATCTTGTTGATTTTATAGCATCAAGACTCGTTTTTCTTAAGTTAGAAATTTCTTTTCGAGAAAGTCCAATTTTTATGAAAGAACAAACCTCAATATCTGTTTTTGTAAGATTAGGATGTAGATTTTTTAAGTTCTTTAAAAATTCATAATTCAAAGATTCGATATTTTGTTTTAGAACGACAATTTTAGCATCTTCTAACTTGTCTGCTTTTAAATCAGCAATAATACTTTTTAAAGAAATACCCTCTTCTTCATGAGAAAGTTTTGATAAATTTTCGGCAAGTTTTTCTTTAGATCGAAGATGAATTATAGTTTCGGTTAACAATTCATTTACTTCTTCTTTCTTGGTGGTTACTTCTGTATTTAAATCAACTATTTCTCTAGCTAATGCTCTACGTTTACGTTTGGCTTTTCTCCAAAGGACATAAAAAATCATGAAGGCTATTAAAAGTGCAATTAGTAAAAGTGCTACAGTTACACGTCTTTTATATTTTTCAATTTCTTGATCCTTTTCTAAAAGTTCAATTTCAGTTTTCTTTTTAAAAATCTCTTGATCTTTTCGTTCTGTTTCAAATTTAGATTGATAATATAAAAAAGTATTGTCTTTAATTAACGTATTGTCTGTTTCCTCTAATTCTAAATAGGTGTTTAAATGCTCAAAAGCTTTTTTGTATTGACCTGTAGCTCCGTATACTTTAGCAATTTCTTTTTCTGCCTTTTTTATAGTTTCTTGCTGTCCTTCTTGTCCTTTAAGTGCTAAAACTTTTTTGAATGCATTTTCTGCTTTTGTGTAGTCTTTTTTTTGAACGTAAACTTTACCTTGATACTCATAATTCATCCTCTGAAAGAAATCAGGAGCACTTGTTTTTTTAACCCAATCTTTCGCCTCTTCTAAATATTGTTCAGCCAGAGTTACATTTCCTAAGTCTAAATTATAATCGATATTTAAGTTCGCTAGAAATAACTTAGATAAAACTTTTTGTTGTTTGTTTTGTATACTATCAATAAAAAAGTATGTTGAATCAATATACTTTTTTACGTTGTCAAAGTTTTTAACTTTTTGATTAATCTTTGCTAAATTTCCATAAGCATAACATAATGAGATATAATCTTTTGTTTCTTTTGCATTAGCTAAAACTCGTTTACGTTCAGTAATTGATTTTTCATGGAATCCATTTTTAGAATAAATACCTGCTAAGTCTGCAAGAGTTAAGTTTTTATAAAAATTATCATTAAGTTGATCATACAATTTATAAGCTTCTTCATAATTGGTAACTGCATCCAAAAAATCGTTTAGATCATTATAAACTTGTGCTGCGAAGAAACGCGCATCTGCAGCATTAATTAAGCCTTTGTTTGCTTTAATAAAAATATCACCAGAGCGATTATAATCTTTTATTGCTTTTTCATATTGATCTGTATTATAATAATAACTAGCTCTTTTCAGTAATAAGTGAGCTTCGGTAGTTGGATCTTTGTAAAGAGGTAAATATCCCAACATTTGATCTACATAATACTTTGTAGAATCTAGTAGAGAAATACTAGTAAAGTGTTCTATTAAAAAACGAGATTTGTTTCCTAATTTATCATATTCCTTAAGCTCTTTAGCCAGAGCTATATATTCTTTTAAAAACTTTATT
This genomic stretch from Tenacibaculum jejuense harbors:
- a CDS encoding tetratricopeptide repeat protein — its product is MQHLLDLGTYQKSRNTDKLPTYHQQVREILKKNSYDNIKHHKTLLIQSGVYKRRSLDYSGALKDYLAAQKIIIETNDSIYLGVNYGNIAMLYKFKNECDKAIVNFKKAIKTNTNNKNHRLLGINYSNIAKCYAEMDKIDSAFYAFDKGIYHSKLAEAYDVLQGVYGNKASLLLDQKRYEEALPLQLNFLKYTKSVNKYLSQTITNRNLAETYFQLKNNDKALFYANEAIKLGNKINMISRIYDVYKIRGEIYKSAGKLDLAFNDLKTYNKIQKDINVVNNAKKFKEIEMTHSFEKARITDSIVNAEERRRIELQLEKEEIQKQLYLASLVITLIIGLLVLYLGYLLYLKIKRKNKIKQDLLSNQIDELNTEVTTKKEEVNELLTETIIHLRSKEKLAENLSKLSHEEEGVSLKSIIADLKADKLEDAKIVVLKQNIESLNYEFLKNLKNLHPNLTKTDIEVCSFIKIGLSRKEISNLRKTSLDAIKSTRFRLKKKLKLTAEESLDEYIRSL
- a CDS encoding tetratricopeptide repeat protein; the protein is MIKQVLLSIFFLVFTTQIFSQNTVEELSKKLENTTDKKERLEILHEITKKTIHENSDRKIKFLKEYIALAKELKEYDKLGNKSRFLIEHFTSISLLDSTKYYVDQMLGYLPLYKDPTTEAHLLLKRASYYYNTDQYEKAIKDYNRSGDIFIKANKGLINAADARFFAAQVYNDLNDFLDAVTNYEEAYKLYDQLNDNFYKNLTLADLAGIYSKNGFHEKSITERKRVLANAKETKDYISLCYAYGNLAKINQKVKNFDNVKKYIDSTYFFIDSIQNKQQKVLSKLFLANLNIDYNLDLGNVTLAEQYLEEAKDWVKKTSAPDFFQRMNYEYQGKVYVQKKDYTKAENAFKKVLALKGQEGQQETIKKAEKEIAKVYGATGQYKKAFEHLNTYLELEETDNTLIKDNTFLYYQSKFETERKDQEIFKKKTEIELLEKDQEIEKYKRRVTVALLLIALLIAFMIFYVLWRKAKRKRRALAREIVDLNTEVTTKKEEVNELLTETIIHLRSKEKLAENLSKLSHEEEGISLKSIIADLKADKLEDAKIVVLKQNIESLNYEFLKNLKNLHPNLTKTDIEVCSFIKIGLSRKEISNLRKTSLDAIKSTRFRLKKKLNLTSEDSLDDYIRSL